The following DNA comes from Rhinolophus sinicus isolate RSC01 linkage group LG06, ASM3656204v1, whole genome shotgun sequence.
CTCCCCATCTTTCCGGGCATTCTGACCCCTTTTACAGCACCTGTCAGCAcacctgtccccatactgtgtaCGTGGCACAATAGGCATTCTATGCAGATTTGACAATGGGCTGAGTGAATgctggaaggaaggaatgacTGGAAAATATCTACAGAAAATCCCCTTCAATAAGTTCTAATTCCCTCCTCTTTTCTAACCaaatcttcccttccctttgcttcCAGCTCTTCCTAGCTGTGATGCCTTAAACAAAGTGCtttaactctctgagcctcattccCTCAAATGTAAAATTGAGCTTCAGTGGGATACTGTATGGGAAGCCCTTGAGCCGAGGCAAAGAAGGGTTCAATAATGGTTCATCAGAAACAAGTTTCTCTAAACGGCTGTCTACCTTGCTTCCAcccctttctcattttttatcaCACATTCCCCCACCCTCTTGCTCCGTCTCCCTCTCACCCCTTGTTTTTCCCCATCCTTGTCTTCTCTTGAAACCCCAGCCCTTTCCTCCTCCATGAATCCTTCTGGATTCCTCCAAGCTGAAGGTGGCCCCACAGCTGTGGGACCTCCAGCCCTAAAAGCTATTAAGCCTTCGCGATGCGTGGGATCGGcgacttccccccccccccataaccACAAGCTCCAGGAGACCAGGACTGAGGTGTCCCCTGCCCAGCTACCACCACACCTTGCGCAGTGCTGGCCAATTAAAGGTCAGGAAAGGTCAATGAAGATGGGAGTAAAGGGAAGCGACTTGGTTCAAGCGGCTCTTTGAtacttgggtgggggtgggacttCTCCATCGCCTCTACCTTTCCCCAGCCATCGAGCTGATCAAGGACCTGGTCAACTATGACGTGTGCACAGCGCTGCTCAAGGGCCTTGTGGCCCTGCTGATACCGCCTGTCAAGGAGACCAGCAAACTGCAGCCCAAGATCCTCAGCGGTAGGGATCGGCTGGAAGGGGGGCGGAGGGCATCCGGCAGGTGGAGGGTCCTCTTGCCTCACGGCCACCGCTCCACCAGACTCCACGGTCCTCCAGCTCACAGCCCACCTGCCAGTGTTTTTACAGCAGGCCGCGGCCGCTAAGGCTATCGGGTAAGCGGGCAGGGGGCGGTGGATGGATGCAGCTAGGAGGCCCCGGGAGTGCTCGGGCGGGCGCCAGAGAGTCCCCAGGGGTTGCCGCAACCCAAGTCCCGGTCCCAGGGTGCTGGTGCGCGGCAACAATAGCCTCGCAGAGGAGATGCTGCACCTGCGTGTGGTGCACAGCCTGATGGCCGCCATGGGCAACACAGACCACAGCAACAGCCAGCGGCAAGCCAGCCTCACACTGGAGGTGAGCGGGTAGTGGGCAGCggtggggaggcaggcagcaGACGTGGGCACCACAGTCACACCGCCCGCCTGCCGCAGTACTTCGTGCAGATGTTCCCAGTGGTGGAGGAGCATGTTCGCAAGTCCATGGGAGAGGAACTCTACAAGCTCTTCCGCGTAAGTGCTCCCTACCCTCCCCGCCACAAAGAGCAGCTGGCCCCGACAGAATGGTGGCTCCTCCACACCGTCCGTCCCTCCGCTGGGACACCCCCAACCCAGATGGCCTGGGGGCCAGCTGCAGGAGGAGCTGTCCTGGCTTGGGCTCCTCCACCCAGCATCTTTTGGTTCCCTTTCCTGCTCCCGCCTACAACATCCGTCTGCTCAAGCCCAACTCCAAGTCCAGACTGCCCCGGCACCTCAGCCGGCTTCCCCTTGCTCCTGTCCTCAGAGCAACGCCGAGGACTTATACATGAAAATAGACAGCATTCAGGCGGACATCCTGGCAGCCAACGAAGTCAACGTCACCAGAGGTACGAGTGGGGAGTGAGGGGATCTGGAGCAGCAGTGCAGCCAGCGCCCCAGACTCAAGCTCACCTCCCTGTCTCCAGCATTAAACCTCGGTGGCCTCTCTAACAGCAACATGGGCTTTTACCTTGGCCCTCGTGATCAGGAGAAGCGGGCCTACATCACACACTTCCAGGAGGATGTGAAAGGAAAGGAGTGACAGAGCCTCCGAGGCAGGCCAGGAAGGCCAAGGCTGTGTGGCAGAAAGCCCAGCAGCAGCCTGGAGTCCATCTCAGGGCGATTCCTCTTGGTCCTAGGTGGGAGGCTGGGAGTTAGGCTTGCCAGTGGGGTAGAGGGAGAGCTGTCCGCTGGGAGGAGTTCAATAAACAGTCTTGCTGTTTATCTGTTCTCTATgtgtggagaggggagggagatcAAATGAGAGCAGAGCCCTAGAAGATCTAGTCTCCCATTACCTCTGAACGCATCTGCtacttgtctctctctccctcactggcTCCAGACACACTTGCTGTGTGTTTCCTAAAATTGACAAACAAGCTCTCACCTTAGGACTTTGTGCTGTCTTTTCTGTTGAACAGTGAGAGAGGTTCTGTTATTAGAACCTCTTACCCCAGATAACTAGCTGTATGACTAACTCCCTCACCTCATTTCAACTCTACACAaagtcaccttctcaatgagggCTACTCCTTTTAAGTTGCAACCCTCACTACCGCTCCCTACACAATGGCCCCCGGTCCCGCTTATGCtattttttccatagcacttatttgtttatttatagcTATATAGGTAcagatatatagctatatagagattttttttttctttactgatatATCCCAAACACTGAGAACAATGCCTAGCATGCATAAATGAATGACGGAGGTATTGTGAAGGAATTGTCCCTCAAATCCGAGGAAATCAAGTCAAATGGCGGTAATTCTCCAAAATACCACAAGAGGGCACCACCGGCCCTGATGTCGGTCTAAGGCGATCCAGCcttcccccaaattaatttttaccTTCAGCTTTCCTCTATTTGGTCTGAGGGCTTAGAGTGGAGAGAAAAATTAACCAAATATAGTTATGTTTCCATAAAGCtaaatgaattttctattttaaagaagtGTCCTGTCCTTTGGGGTCAAGTCATTCTACTGTTTTCAGTCTTGAAATGGCCCTTCTTTTGTAgaacaatgttaaaaaaacaatcagTACTCCAGAAATTTTTTTGAAATCTTACTAATTGGAAAATCCAAAATCTGGAAACCAGTGGTCTAAGGTAATCATAGTTTAATAAAAACcatggaactttaaaaaatgaaatcaagtataatacaaaaatctaaaacaaCTATTTCTAACTTGCTCTGTGTTTACTGAGCTATTTGAAAGTTTTAGCTATCATGACATTTCACCACTAAATACTTCATATTGTTTCTACTAAGAATaaggacattctcctacataATTACAATATCCTTATTGTGGTAGTCTGAGTAATGACCTCTAAATATGTCCACATCCTTATCAATGGGAtatgtgaatatgttaccttacatagtaaaagggactttgcaggtgtaattaaattaagggtcttgagatggggagattatcctagatcaTCCTGGTGAGCCCAAGgtaatcacaagggtctttaAAAGAGGAAGGCCAGAGGGGTCTAGAGTTAGTATTAGGTGATGACACCACAGAAGAGCTTGGAGTGATGCGCGGAAGGGGTCAGGAGCAAAGGAATGCAGAaagcttctagaagctgaaaaaaggCAAGGTAACAGTCTCTCCCCTGATGCCTCTAGAAAGAATGCAGCCCTAACAACACCtcaattttggacttctgacctccaactgtaagagaataaatttatgttgttttaagtcactaagtttgtggttgTTACAGCATCAAGAAAACTAAGACAATTATCAATTCAGTATCATCTAAAATATTGTGCATACTGAAGCTTCCACAATTACTCCAAAATGtaccttctgttttcttccttcatttcatttttattttttttgtttggaaTCCAGTTAAGGTTTGTATATTGCATTTGATTGTCATGTAGTATAagcttatttttaatgtttgaatttATTACAATTACTTGCTGTCTTGATCcactttaaaatgtgaaattacaGATAAACCTGAGAATTTTCTATTTGTAACAAATGATCCAATTCTAGTTTTAAGGCTAAATTAtctcttcagaaaaaaacatttataaatatgttctaTAAACAGCAACCGAttatatttcaagttttcttaAAAGCAAAGTTACACAAGTGCAACACTTGGAGCTAGAACCTCAGAGAGGTGGGCCTTGAAAAATGTGAATAGATATGCCTGAATTTGAACTTTAAACGTTTTAATCAAGGCCTCGACAAAAACAGGTTAACCAGATATTCTATAGGTAGCAAACATCTATTGGGCGACCGTTCGGTGCCAGGCCCACTGCCAGGCCCAGGACAGTTCAAGTGAATGCCTGGTGGTCTCTAACGTGTGAATGTAACAAATTCAAAGCCTTAGGGATGAAGTGTATCCGCCATCTCTGTGAACGTACTTGAATTTTTTATAACTGTGGCTGCTAGGGGGTAAGGCTGCGGTTGGCAGCCCTCCCTGAGCTGGCCCCTTCCTCCCCGGTCCTCCCGAATGACAGCGCTTGTCTTTTTCTCTATTGGGGTCAACATTTGCGTCTCCAACAAGAACACACAGTTCCGCGAGAACAAGATGCACAACCCAAAGCATGACAGAGACATTTTCCTAAAGATCATCTAGTAGGCAGGGATATAACGCTGCCCACGATGAGCAACCTTCAAGCGGAGTAGTCGAGTCAGCCCTCTGAAACACTAGGGAAAACCACCCTCATCCGTCTACCCAGTCGATAAATTAGCTTTGTTCCCTGCGGGCCAACTCGTTGCGGTTTTCAGATGCACGCGTGGGGAACAGTGGTCAGACGCAGCAGCTACCTGCAAAAACTACTCCAAAAAACGTAGTGGGTGTCGCAGATAACACCTACATAAAACTGCACGTAAAACCTCCGAGCTTCTCATACCGCTAAACACGCAAATTCCATTTGAGACGTAAAATCGTTACGTCACAAACATCCTGCATACTCAACTGTGGTCTGCTATTGGTAAACACTTATAAGCCCTGCAAAATACGCAAGGCCTCAAAAAATTAGGTATAAACTCAGAGTTGTTCCTCTCCACGGAAATCTTTAGTAAAAGGCGAAAGATTTATAcgatctgaagagaaaccagagtatgAGTTCTGAATCCTCCCACACAGTCCTCGAGTAACTGTAACTCCTAGTTCAGCAACGGTAACTATTTTCTCAGAAGAGTTAGTGGCTTATGCCTTTAGCTCAGACAATTCTGTGACAGTAACCTcatttttagggggaaaaaatgtcgaaagaaaaagaaaaataaagccgtTCTAAAAGATAGGAAAGAGCCTATGTGCAATGCATTGTGGGTATGTAGATGAAGCGTCACCAATCTGGTTTCCGGAAATATCTTAAATAGCTCATTAGTTTTTCCCGGTAAACCTAGGGCCACCACCCAGGGGCAGAACAGAAATCGTTTGCAGGAATAAAGAAGACTGCTTCAACCATAAAGTCTGACATGTATGGCCCTCCAAGTTAAAATTtctcttgaattaaaaaaacaaagttgagttttttaaaaagtcttgaaaATAATTGTCTTCAtagattcattcaacaaaaatgtattgtgcACTGTGTCAAAACCTGCGCTAGGCCTAGGAGACAGGGATATGTAATGAGCACTGATAATGTGGAGATTTTTGAGTGCCGGGATGGTGTCTTGTGAGATggaagaatggaagcacagaccaAGCAGAGGTGAGTTTTAAAacaagaggatagtttattgaaagcaaagggtcagagctcccaggggggagggggtcctgaatgagGTGCCCAGCGTGGAGCAAAAGCTCTTATTCATGTATCTTCTTTTGCCTGTTTAAAGAAGGGAACTGATACCTTCTAAAGAAATTGGTCTAATAGGTTTCttctgtttgcccatcctaaGGGTATTAACAAAATAACCCGCATCTATCTtatcagatctgttccatttgtccagccaaaagaaattttatgattaacttcAAGGCGCtattacattttgtcctggattGAAGGAGtcatttcaaaacctggagtttcaggatatggctgcctttgtttattccaccaggaacctccctgtctacctaacaacaagCTAACTAa
Coding sequences within:
- the ARMH1 gene encoding armadillo-like helical domain containing protein 1 isoform X2 — protein: MTGLCLEKILKSIGIFLSAVSSNRYLIEFLEVGGVLTLLEILGLEKIKEEDKKESIKLLQVIANCGRKYKELICESYGVRSIAEFLAKSKSEETQEEVQVLLDSLVHGNPKYQNQVYKGLIALLPSASPKAQQLSLQTLRTAQSIMGATHPSIVACVLNVLRTMHLEVQYEAIELIKDLVNYDVCTALLKGLVALLIPPVKETSKLQPKILSDSTVLQLTAHLPVFLQQAAAAKAIGVLVRGNNSLAEEMLHLRVVHSLMAAMGNTDHSNSQRQASLTLEYFVQMFPVVEEHVRKSMGEELYKLFRSNAEDLYMKIDSIQADILAANEVNVTRALNLGGLSNSNMGFYLGPRDQEKRAYITHFQEDVKGKE